In Halanaerobiales bacterium, the DNA window ACCTACATTTTGACTGGTATTAAAATACCCTTCAGCTGTCTGTCAACTTATATATTAAAATTTATATTTATTCATATTTTTCTTCTAAATTCTCTTTTATAGTTAATACTATAATTTTTTCCCCAGTTTTAGTGCTTACATCAGAATGAATACTAATTATTTTTGTATCAATTATATTTTCTATTTTTTCTCTGAAATTTTCTTCTTCATTTTCAAATAATAAAGTCCTTACTTTTTTTATTAATTCTACATTATTATTTTTGGCTAATCTTTTTTCAGATACACTAAAAAAACCTTCCAGTCTAATTATAATTAGATCATTTACAATTATTGTATTGATTTTTTTTGGTCCACGACCCTGGATTTCCACTTCAAATTTTGTTACTGCTTCACTAATTTTATTTTCAATTTGACCTTTTGTCACCATATCACCCTTTAAATTTTACTACTATCATAACATTTGTATAGTATATTAACATAATTTTTTTGAAAATACAACTCAGATTTTT includes these proteins:
- a CDS encoding DUF2294 domain-containing protein, which encodes MTKGQIENKISEAVTKFEVEIQGRGPKKINTIIVNDLIIIRLEGFFSVSEKRLAKNNNVELIKKVRTLLFENEEENFREKIENIIDTKIISIHSDVSTKTGEKIIVLTIKENLEEKYE